One window from the genome of Bdellovibrio sp. NC01 encodes:
- a CDS encoding PIF1 family ATP-dependent DNA helicase: MIERLMTNSTPFDLSPEQAGALDLLRSGENVFLTGGAGSGKSFLIRQYMKEIDTKELPILASTGAAAVLLGGRTFHSFFGLGIMDGGPDATYERASKDNKLMARLRKVEGVIIDEISMIPGQALMIAEALSQRARESKLPWGGMRIIAVGDFAQLPPVTQTGNRDWAFINGVWEQTGFQTAMLSHNQRVSDNLFLDVLSDVRHGLSTPRVREFLNEHIQTHDPDHPGTRLFPRKINAENFNQMKLKELNEEEVTIDSIYFGSEKHIEILMKSAPVPVKLVLKLGCRVMFLQNDPQKRWVNGTRGVVTDIADDKIIVKKDGGREVQVDKTQFALQDAEGNVMASVIQFPLTLAYATTIHKSQGATLDDLWCDLSNLWEPGHAYVALSRLRNAEGLHLIGWNPRSIIVDPKVLEFYKKLEG, from the coding sequence ATGATCGAACGACTAATGACAAATTCTACTCCTTTCGATCTTTCCCCAGAACAAGCAGGCGCTCTAGATCTTCTAAGATCTGGAGAGAACGTCTTTTTGACGGGCGGTGCGGGTAGTGGCAAAAGTTTTTTGATCCGCCAATACATGAAAGAGATCGATACGAAAGAATTGCCCATTCTTGCGAGCACAGGTGCTGCGGCAGTTTTGCTTGGTGGCAGAACGTTCCACAGTTTCTTCGGCTTAGGAATCATGGACGGTGGTCCCGACGCCACTTATGAACGCGCTTCAAAAGATAATAAGTTGATGGCGCGTTTGCGTAAGGTCGAAGGCGTGATCATCGATGAAATTTCAATGATCCCAGGGCAAGCCTTGATGATTGCAGAAGCTTTGTCACAACGTGCGCGTGAATCGAAGCTTCCATGGGGAGGCATGCGTATTATCGCGGTTGGCGATTTCGCACAGTTGCCGCCAGTCACACAAACCGGTAATCGTGATTGGGCATTCATTAATGGCGTGTGGGAGCAAACAGGCTTTCAAACGGCGATGCTGTCACACAACCAGCGTGTTTCCGATAATTTATTTTTAGATGTGCTAAGTGATGTGCGCCACGGACTTTCGACTCCGCGTGTGCGTGAGTTTTTGAACGAACATATTCAAACTCACGATCCAGATCATCCGGGCACGCGCTTGTTCCCTCGTAAAATCAACGCTGAAAATTTCAATCAAATGAAATTGAAAGAACTGAATGAAGAAGAAGTCACGATTGACTCCATTTATTTTGGTTCGGAAAAGCATATTGAGATTTTGATGAAGTCTGCACCGGTGCCGGTGAAGCTTGTGTTGAAGCTTGGCTGCCGCGTGATGTTCTTACAAAACGATCCACAAAAGCGGTGGGTGAATGGCACTCGTGGTGTTGTGACGGATATTGCTGACGATAAAATTATTGTTAAAAAAGACGGAGGTCGCGAAGTTCAAGTCGATAAGACACAGTTCGCTTTGCAAGACGCCGAAGGCAATGTCATGGCATCCGTCATTCAATTTCCGTTAACACTTGCTTACGCTACGACAATTCATAAAAGCCAAGGTGCGACTTTGGATGATTTGTGGTGTGACCTTAGCAATCTGTGGGAACCAGGACATGCTTACGTAGCACTTAGTCGTTTGCGCAATGCTGAGGGTTTGCATTTGATTGGCTGGAATCCACGCTCTATCATCGTAGATCCTAAGGTGTTGGAGTTTTATAAAAAGCTTGAGGGATAA
- a CDS encoding M13 family metallopeptidase gives MAHPKLTVLLLSASLFTSPVFAKAPSSEIPEKREFPLNTSVNPCEDFHKYVCSEVEASFKLRPDRSHHLFAFSDSRERLLETKKKFMSELPTKKDLNERTEQLRDFYMACMDPKARAASEKAEVKKFQKDLSKIETVDDLITFNNNQASKGMFGPFMWMGNTPDLDNAKKLNIALGGSIMGLPDHKYYEDAKLMADYKKLLISFFKAIDPKIKASDADTRAQALVNLEKDFIKVYPVASTRRQRWSERHLTPQDETIKKYPNLKLDMLFKKTPKDALVSMPIPETAAFLNDELAKRPLQTWKDLLLVRNLSDEMDDAYPKFFQENFDFEKKYFGGPEKRPDRQERCTDLVTNYFMKELDAALVDQVFPNFDEKKVTEVAENIRASILKGLENNKWLSSDGRKGAIAKIKTARLQLVKPHTDKEWDFMPIRKYTKTDILVDKHLYREASFSKMMKELHEPANQDAWGMGPLTVNAYYSENENKFVLPIGILQYPFYNKDGTLIENLGAVGAVIGHELGHSIDDNGAKYDSEGRLKDWMSQKDITEFASRQNKLVEQFNKAEHDGKLTLGENTADLVGVTFAYNAAFPGGKGDVEDKKKFFIAYGRLWCSVTRPDFEKLMRKTDPHSSGTARINEQVKQQPAFAETFQCKAGDKMTLPDSERVQIW, from the coding sequence ATGGCTCATCCGAAATTAACGGTATTGCTTTTATCCGCTTCTTTGTTCACTTCACCAGTTTTTGCCAAGGCGCCTTCTTCAGAGATTCCAGAGAAACGTGAATTTCCTCTGAATACGTCAGTAAATCCGTGTGAAGACTTTCATAAATACGTGTGCTCTGAAGTAGAAGCGTCTTTCAAACTTCGTCCTGATCGCAGTCACCATCTTTTTGCATTTAGCGATTCGCGCGAAAGATTGTTAGAGACAAAAAAGAAATTCATGTCGGAACTTCCCACAAAAAAAGATTTGAATGAAAGAACGGAACAACTTCGTGATTTCTATATGGCATGCATGGACCCCAAAGCCCGTGCTGCTTCAGAAAAAGCCGAAGTTAAAAAATTCCAAAAAGATCTTAGTAAAATTGAAACTGTCGACGATCTTATCACTTTCAATAACAACCAAGCCTCTAAAGGAATGTTTGGTCCGTTCATGTGGATGGGTAACACACCTGACTTGGATAACGCTAAAAAATTGAATATTGCACTGGGCGGAAGCATTATGGGTCTGCCTGATCATAAATATTATGAAGATGCAAAATTGATGGCTGATTACAAAAAGCTTTTGATTTCATTCTTCAAAGCAATTGATCCAAAAATAAAGGCTTCTGACGCTGATACTCGTGCGCAGGCCTTGGTGAATTTGGAAAAAGACTTTATCAAGGTTTACCCGGTCGCTTCGACTCGTCGTCAACGCTGGAGCGAACGTCATTTGACTCCCCAAGACGAGACGATCAAAAAATATCCGAATCTGAAATTGGATATGTTGTTTAAGAAAACTCCTAAGGATGCTTTGGTCAGTATGCCCATCCCTGAAACGGCTGCATTCTTGAATGACGAACTTGCAAAACGCCCTTTGCAAACGTGGAAAGATCTTTTGCTCGTCAGAAACTTGTCTGACGAAATGGATGACGCTTATCCGAAGTTCTTCCAAGAAAACTTCGACTTCGAAAAGAAATACTTCGGAGGACCTGAAAAGCGCCCTGATCGTCAAGAGCGTTGCACAGATTTAGTTACAAACTACTTCATGAAAGAACTTGATGCGGCACTGGTTGATCAAGTGTTCCCGAACTTTGATGAAAAGAAAGTCACTGAAGTTGCTGAAAACATTCGCGCCAGCATCTTGAAAGGCTTAGAAAATAACAAATGGCTTTCTTCTGACGGCAGAAAAGGTGCGATCGCAAAAATCAAAACGGCGCGCTTGCAACTTGTGAAACCTCATACAGATAAAGAATGGGATTTCATGCCGATTCGTAAATACACGAAAACGGATATCTTGGTGGATAAACACCTTTACCGTGAAGCTTCATTCAGCAAAATGATGAAAGAGCTTCATGAGCCAGCCAATCAAGACGCTTGGGGCATGGGTCCTTTGACCGTGAACGCTTACTACAGCGAAAACGAAAATAAATTCGTTCTGCCAATTGGTATTCTGCAATATCCGTTCTACAACAAAGACGGAACTTTGATTGAAAACTTGGGTGCCGTTGGTGCCGTGATCGGTCACGAATTAGGTCACAGTATCGATGACAACGGTGCGAAGTATGACTCTGAAGGTCGCCTGAAAGATTGGATGAGCCAAAAAGACATCACAGAATTCGCGTCTCGCCAAAACAAACTGGTTGAGCAGTTCAACAAAGCAGAACACGACGGCAAGTTAACTCTTGGTGAAAATACCGCGGACTTGGTAGGCGTCACTTTCGCTTACAATGCGGCTTTCCCGGGCGGCAAAGGTGATGTTGAAGATAAAAAGAAATTCTTCATCGCTTACGGCCGTCTGTGGTGCTCGGTGACTCGCCCGGATTTTGAGAAGTTGATGAGAAAAACCGACCCGCACTCTTCCGGAACAGCCCGTATCAACGAGCAAGTGAAGCAGCAGCCAGCGTTCGCGGAAACTTTCCAGTGCAAAGCAGGCGACAAGATGACCCTGCCTGATTCTGAGCGAGTTCAAATCTGGTAG
- a CDS encoding rhodanese-like domain-containing protein, with amino-acid sequence MALVEFATKTENPHFENVFDIAPTELQQKLNDVKVIDVREHHEYVGELGHIVGSELISLGTLPDNLNNLPKDQTIVFICLGGVRSAKAAAYATMNGFTNVLNMSGGMMAWSQLQLPVER; translated from the coding sequence ATGGCACTAGTTGAATTCGCTACGAAGACAGAAAACCCACATTTCGAAAATGTCTTCGACATTGCTCCAACCGAACTTCAACAAAAACTTAATGACGTGAAGGTCATCGACGTTCGTGAACATCATGAATATGTTGGTGAACTTGGTCACATTGTTGGTTCTGAGTTAATTTCACTCGGGACCTTGCCAGATAACTTGAATAACCTTCCGAAGGACCAAACAATCGTATTCATCTGTCTTGGCGGAGTGCGCTCTGCTAAAGCGGCTGCTTATGCGACGATGAATGGCTTTACGAACGTTTTAAATATGAGCGGCGGCATGATGGCGTGGAGCCAACTTCAGCTGCCGGTTGAAAGATAA
- a CDS encoding HAD-IG family 5'-nucleotidase has product MPGKVFVNRTLNMKKIRYIGVDMDHTLVRYNSENFERLSHTTMIDKLVKRGYPETLRKLTFDYNFAIRGLVIDRKMGNLLKLNRYTAIRASYHGLKPLDFKTHQKLYKSTYIDLSNTDYLAVDTSFSISLANLIAQIVELKDTDLANKYPEYVQIADDVLDALDEAHRDGSLKEVVKNNLDHYIVKDPGLVASLEKFRRHGKKIFVLTNSDYHYTKLLLDYAIQPFLKEHKSWQDLFEIVITFASKPKFFYENQKYLRVNPADGTMTNMEGKLTPGIYQGGNAKKFTADLDLAGDDILYIGDHIYGDILRLKKDCNWRTAMVIEELDVEVENNKKAEPINQEIEVLMKKKEPLEDELTDIMTRKIEKAGDVNEAQIETLQKTISEIDSQISQYIKKQQSMYNGNWGQLMRAGNEESYFAYQLDRYACVYMEKLADLVELSPRTYFRAPRRPLAHEIY; this is encoded by the coding sequence ATGCCAGGAAAAGTATTTGTTAACAGAACTTTGAATATGAAAAAAATCCGCTATATCGGCGTCGATATGGATCACACGCTTGTTCGCTATAATAGCGAAAACTTCGAGCGTCTGTCGCATACAACGATGATCGATAAATTGGTAAAGCGCGGATACCCAGAAACTTTGCGTAAGCTGACTTTCGATTACAACTTCGCGATTCGCGGCCTTGTGATCGACCGTAAAATGGGAAATCTTTTGAAATTGAATCGCTACACGGCGATTCGTGCAAGCTACCATGGTTTGAAACCGCTTGATTTCAAAACGCACCAAAAATTGTACAAATCGACTTACATCGATCTTTCGAACACAGACTACTTGGCTGTCGATACGTCATTCTCTATCTCTTTGGCGAATTTGATCGCGCAAATCGTAGAGTTGAAAGACACAGATCTTGCCAACAAATATCCAGAGTATGTGCAAATCGCGGATGACGTTTTGGATGCTTTGGATGAAGCGCACAGAGATGGCTCTTTGAAAGAAGTTGTTAAGAACAACTTGGATCACTACATCGTGAAAGATCCCGGTTTGGTTGCAAGCCTTGAAAAATTCCGTCGTCACGGTAAAAAGATTTTCGTTTTGACGAACTCTGATTACCACTACACGAAATTGCTTTTGGATTACGCGATCCAGCCATTCTTGAAAGAACACAAATCTTGGCAAGACTTGTTCGAGATCGTGATCACGTTCGCTTCAAAACCGAAGTTCTTCTATGAAAATCAGAAGTACCTTCGTGTGAACCCAGCAGACGGCACGATGACGAACATGGAAGGCAAACTGACACCTGGTATTTACCAAGGTGGAAATGCTAAGAAATTCACTGCGGATCTAGATCTTGCGGGTGATGATATTCTTTATATCGGTGACCATATCTACGGCGACATCCTTCGTTTGAAAAAGGATTGTAACTGGAGAACGGCAATGGTGATCGAAGAGCTTGATGTTGAAGTTGAAAACAACAAAAAAGCTGAGCCGATCAATCAAGAGATCGAAGTTCTGATGAAGAAAAAAGAACCTCTTGAAGATGAATTGACTGACATCATGACTCGCAAAATTGAAAAAGCGGGTGACGTGAATGAAGCCCAAATCGAAACTTTGCAAAAAACTATTTCAGAGATCGATTCGCAGATCAGCCAGTACATCAAAAAGCAACAGTCGATGTACAACGGAAACTGGGGCCAATTGATGAGAGCCGGTAACGAAGAAAGCTACTTCGCTTACCAGTTAGACCGTTACGCCTGCGTGTACATGGAAAAACTAGCGGACTTAGTCGAACTATCTCCGCGCACATATTTCCGTGCCCCACGCCGCCCACTAGCCCACGAAATCTACTAA